A region of Panicum virgatum strain AP13 chromosome 8N, P.virgatum_v5, whole genome shotgun sequence DNA encodes the following proteins:
- the LOC120684711 gene encoding NAC domain-containing protein 77-like, with translation MEAYRFGFDLPPANKFDPTDADIVAHYLLPRVVGFPNPHGHAIIDADPCSCPPWEFMRRHGHADSDHAFFFGRPRPADPKKRVERAVDPGEDGVGGTWDGQKSEATRLVLSRAGGGAARLEVRYKRHNLSYYHGPQKIKTSGWVMYDYQIVDPPHLSGIILHRVKITDRRKKEQDQPGPSNYCEVQEYGGVTEDTGGCYAAAAGHQVVPPGPDQPGPSNYCEVQEYGGAVGDTGGCYAAPAGGNNNYLHDGGVIGETGGYYYVDDDGSQYLNQDLSCYMYHGDGSGGDGDCFFNVGDDNSFQCPDGGNAG, from the exons ATGGAGGCGTATCGGTTCGGCTTCGACCTGCCGCCGGCGAACAAGTTCGACCCGACGGACGCCGACATCGTGGCGCACTACCTCCTCCCGCGCGTCGTCGGGTTCCCCAACCCCCACGGGCACGCCATCATCGACGCCGACCCCTGCAGCTGCCCGCCGTGGGAGTTCAtgcgccgccacggccacgccGACAGCGACCACGCCTTCTTCTTCGGGCGCCCGCGCCCCGCGGACCCCAAGAAGAGGGTCGAACGCGCCGTCGACCCCGGGGAGGACGGCGTCGGCGGCACCTGGGACGGGCAGAAGAGCGAGGCCACCCGCCTCGTCCtctcccgcgccggcggcggcgccgcccggtTGGAGGTCAGGTACAAGCGCCACAACCTGTCCTACTACCACGGGCCCCAGAAGATCAAGACCAGCGGCTGGGTCATGTACGACTACCAGATCGTCGACCCGCCGCACCTCTCCGGCATCATCCTCCACCGCGTCAAGATCACCgacaggaggaagaaggagcagg ACCAGCCGGGCCCGAGCAACTACTGCGAGGTCCAGGAGTACGGCGGTGTCACGGAGGACACGGGCGGTtgctacgccgccgccgccggccaccaggtTGTCCCCCCGGGCCCAGACCAGCCGGGCCCGAGCAACTACTGCGAGGTCCAGGAGTACGGCGGTGCCGTGGGGGACACGGGCGGTTGCtacgccgcccccgccggcggcaaCAACAACTACTTGCACGACGGCGGCGTCATAGGAGAGACGGGTGGCTACTACTAtgtcgacgacgacggcagccaGTACTTGAACCAGGACTTGAGCTGCTACATGTACCATGGCGATGGCagcggaggcgacggtgacTGCTTTTTCAACGTCGGAGACGACAATAGCTTTCAGTGTCCCGACGGCGGCAATGCAGGTTGA
- the LOC120686460 gene encoding O-fucosyltransferase 9-like isoform X3, with product MPVPAAAASMRGTEAAGPRHAARRLGRVLDGRRRRAALLLLALAYAAAMLMLATGGGEGLGAGVVVEAAPPAPPAAPGSVYRSHLVFERLLPEMRAFAARPNSLVTSHHKKIGKQWKPCISKRLTESESPSSNGFLVVEANGGLNQQRISICDAIAVARILNATLVTPAFHLNSVWRDSSKFGDIFDEDHFIESLRKHVRVVKQLPEDVFLRFGYNISTIPNMRTKAFSPPSYYLQQVLPKMLELGEYGWPNDQEEFFNWWEDMVAFSCCTYEGGSKENNAMENARERSWRGKFHRPGRVINPEANRRNGRCPLTPLEVGMMLRGMGFDNTTSLYVASGKIYNAEKYMTPLRQLFPLLQTKQTLATSEELAVFKGHSSRLAALDYTLCLHSEVFVMTQGSNFPHFLMGHRRYMYGGHAKTIKPDKSKLVQLFDNPNIRWDQFKHHMQDMRRHSETKGFGLRKPQESIYNLPMPDCMCHQAEI from the exons ATGCCagtgccggccgcggcggcgtccatgCGCGGCACCGAGGCGGCTGGCCCGAGGCACGCTGCGCGGCGACTGGGCCGCGTGCTggacgggcgccggcggcgggccgccCTGCTGCTCCTCGCGCTGGCGTACGCGGCCGCGATGCTCATGCTcgccacgggcggcggcgaggggctgggcgccggcgtcgtggtggaggccgcgccgccggcgccgccggcggcgcctgggTCGGTGTACCGCAGCCACCTCGTGTTCGAGCGGCTCCTCCCGGAAATGCGCGCCTTCGCAGCGCGGCCTAATTCG TTAGTGACATCTCATCACAAAAAGATTGGAAAACAATGGAAACCTTGTATCAGCAAGAGGTTGACAGAGTCAG AGTCACCATCTTCAAACGGTTTCCTCGTAGTTGAGGCAAATGGTGGCCTGAATCAACAACGCATTTCA ATTTGTGATGCTATTGCTGTGGCCAGAATTCTCAATGCAACTCTTGTGACACCAGCATTTCATTTGAATAGTGTTTGGCGGGATTCTAG CAAATTTGGTGATATCTTCGACGAAGATCACTTCATTGAGTCTCTCAGAAAACATGTAAGGGTTGTCAAACAACTTCCTGAAGATGTTTTTCTACGATTTGGTTATAATATCAGCACTATACCAAATATGAGAACCAAAGCTTTCTCGCCCCCAAGTTACTACCTACAACAGGTGCTTCCAAAAATGTTGGAGCTTGG AGAATATGGTTGGCCGAATGATCAAGAGGAGTTCTTTAACTGGTGGGAA GACATGGTAGCTTTCTCATGCTGCACATATGAAGGTGGTTCTAAGGAGAATAATGCAATGGAAAATGCTCGTGAAAGGAGCTGGAGAGGGAAGTTTCACAGACCTGGTCGAGTAATAAATCCTGAGGCTAACCGAAGGAATGGAAGATGCCCTTTGACACCTTTAGAG GTTGGAATGATGCTGCGGGGAATGGGATTCGACAATACTACTTCCCTTTATGTTGCATCTGGTAAAATATACAATGCTGAAAAGTACATGACCCCTCTTCGCCAGTTGTTTCCACTATTGCAAACAAAACAAACTCTGGCTACATCAGAGGAGCTTGCAGTGTTCAAG GGACATTCATCAAGACTGGCAGCATTGGATTACACTCTCTGTCTTCACAGTGAAGTGTTCGTGATGACACAAGGAAGCAACTTTCCCCACTTCCTGATGGGGCACAGACGTTATATGTATGGCGGACATGCAAAGACAATAAAACCAGATAAAAGCAAACTAGTCCAACTCTTTGACAATCCAAATATCAG ATGGGATCAATTCAAGCACCACATGCAGGACATGCGTCGCCACAGTGAGACAAAAGGTTTCGGACTAAGGAAACCACAGGAATCCATTTACAACCTTCCAATGCCTGACTGCATGTGCCATCAAGCTGAAATATGA
- the LOC120686460 gene encoding O-fucosyltransferase 9-like isoform X1, whose translation MPVPAAAASMRGTEAAGPRHAARRLGRVLDGRRRRAALLLLALAYAAAMLMLATGGGEGLGAGVVVEAAPPAPPAAPGSVYRSHLVFERLLPEMRAFAARPNSLVTSHHKKIGKQWKPCISKRLTESESPSSNGFLVVEANGGLNQQRISICDAIAVARILNATLVTPAFHLNSVWRDSSKFGDIFDEDHFIESLRKHVRVVKQLPEDVFLRFGYNISTIPNMRTKAFSPPSYYLQQVLPKMLELGAVRIAPFSNRLAHSVPSGVQKLRCLANYEALRFSESIRILAENMVGRMIKRSSLTGGKYVSVHLRFEEDMVAFSCCTYEGGSKENNAMENARERSWRGKFHRPGRVINPEANRRNGRCPLTPLEVGMMLRGMGFDNTTSLYVASGKIYNAEKYMTPLRQLFPLLQTKQTLATSEELAVFKGHSSRLAALDYTLCLHSEVFVMTQGSNFPHFLMGHRRYMYGGHAKTIKPDKSKLVQLFDNPNIRWDQFKHHMQDMRRHSETKGFGLRKPQESIYNLPMPDCMCHQAEI comes from the exons ATGCCagtgccggccgcggcggcgtccatgCGCGGCACCGAGGCGGCTGGCCCGAGGCACGCTGCGCGGCGACTGGGCCGCGTGCTggacgggcgccggcggcgggccgccCTGCTGCTCCTCGCGCTGGCGTACGCGGCCGCGATGCTCATGCTcgccacgggcggcggcgaggggctgggcgccggcgtcgtggtggaggccgcgccgccggcgccgccggcggcgcctgggTCGGTGTACCGCAGCCACCTCGTGTTCGAGCGGCTCCTCCCGGAAATGCGCGCCTTCGCAGCGCGGCCTAATTCG TTAGTGACATCTCATCACAAAAAGATTGGAAAACAATGGAAACCTTGTATCAGCAAGAGGTTGACAGAGTCAG AGTCACCATCTTCAAACGGTTTCCTCGTAGTTGAGGCAAATGGTGGCCTGAATCAACAACGCATTTCA ATTTGTGATGCTATTGCTGTGGCCAGAATTCTCAATGCAACTCTTGTGACACCAGCATTTCATTTGAATAGTGTTTGGCGGGATTCTAG CAAATTTGGTGATATCTTCGACGAAGATCACTTCATTGAGTCTCTCAGAAAACATGTAAGGGTTGTCAAACAACTTCCTGAAGATGTTTTTCTACGATTTGGTTATAATATCAGCACTATACCAAATATGAGAACCAAAGCTTTCTCGCCCCCAAGTTACTACCTACAACAGGTGCTTCCAAAAATGTTGGAGCTTGG GGCTGTGCGTATTGCCCCTTTCTCAAATAGATTGGCCCATTCAGTTCCTTCAGGTGTCCAAAAATTGAGATGTTTGGCAAACTATGAAGCATTGAGATTTTCTGAATCAATAAGAATTCTTGCAGAGAATATGGTTGGCCGAATGATCAAGAGGAGTTCTTTAACTGGTGGGAAGTATGTTTCAGTGCATCTTCGCTTTGAAGAG GACATGGTAGCTTTCTCATGCTGCACATATGAAGGTGGTTCTAAGGAGAATAATGCAATGGAAAATGCTCGTGAAAGGAGCTGGAGAGGGAAGTTTCACAGACCTGGTCGAGTAATAAATCCTGAGGCTAACCGAAGGAATGGAAGATGCCCTTTGACACCTTTAGAG GTTGGAATGATGCTGCGGGGAATGGGATTCGACAATACTACTTCCCTTTATGTTGCATCTGGTAAAATATACAATGCTGAAAAGTACATGACCCCTCTTCGCCAGTTGTTTCCACTATTGCAAACAAAACAAACTCTGGCTACATCAGAGGAGCTTGCAGTGTTCAAG GGACATTCATCAAGACTGGCAGCATTGGATTACACTCTCTGTCTTCACAGTGAAGTGTTCGTGATGACACAAGGAAGCAACTTTCCCCACTTCCTGATGGGGCACAGACGTTATATGTATGGCGGACATGCAAAGACAATAAAACCAGATAAAAGCAAACTAGTCCAACTCTTTGACAATCCAAATATCAG ATGGGATCAATTCAAGCACCACATGCAGGACATGCGTCGCCACAGTGAGACAAAAGGTTTCGGACTAAGGAAACCACAGGAATCCATTTACAACCTTCCAATGCCTGACTGCATGTGCCATCAAGCTGAAATATGA
- the LOC120686460 gene encoding O-fucosyltransferase 9-like isoform X2, whose protein sequence is MPVPAAAASMRGTEAAGPRHAARRLGRVLDGRRRRAALLLLALAYAAAMLMLATGGGEGLGAGVVVEAAPPAPPAAPGSVYRSHLVFERLLPEMRAFAARPNSLVTSHHKKIGKQWKPCISKRLTESESPSSNGFLVVEANGGLNQQRISICDAIAVARILNATLVTPAFHLNSVWRDSSKFGDIFDEDHFIESLRKHVRVVKQLPEDVFLRFGYNISTIPNMRTKAFSPPSYYLQQVLPKMLELGAVRIAPFSNRLAHSVPSENMVGRMIKRSSLTGGKYVSVHLRFEEDMVAFSCCTYEGGSKENNAMENARERSWRGKFHRPGRVINPEANRRNGRCPLTPLEVGMMLRGMGFDNTTSLYVASGKIYNAEKYMTPLRQLFPLLQTKQTLATSEELAVFKGHSSRLAALDYTLCLHSEVFVMTQGSNFPHFLMGHRRYMYGGHAKTIKPDKSKLVQLFDNPNIRWDQFKHHMQDMRRHSETKGFGLRKPQESIYNLPMPDCMCHQAEI, encoded by the exons ATGCCagtgccggccgcggcggcgtccatgCGCGGCACCGAGGCGGCTGGCCCGAGGCACGCTGCGCGGCGACTGGGCCGCGTGCTggacgggcgccggcggcgggccgccCTGCTGCTCCTCGCGCTGGCGTACGCGGCCGCGATGCTCATGCTcgccacgggcggcggcgaggggctgggcgccggcgtcgtggtggaggccgcgccgccggcgccgccggcggcgcctgggTCGGTGTACCGCAGCCACCTCGTGTTCGAGCGGCTCCTCCCGGAAATGCGCGCCTTCGCAGCGCGGCCTAATTCG TTAGTGACATCTCATCACAAAAAGATTGGAAAACAATGGAAACCTTGTATCAGCAAGAGGTTGACAGAGTCAG AGTCACCATCTTCAAACGGTTTCCTCGTAGTTGAGGCAAATGGTGGCCTGAATCAACAACGCATTTCA ATTTGTGATGCTATTGCTGTGGCCAGAATTCTCAATGCAACTCTTGTGACACCAGCATTTCATTTGAATAGTGTTTGGCGGGATTCTAG CAAATTTGGTGATATCTTCGACGAAGATCACTTCATTGAGTCTCTCAGAAAACATGTAAGGGTTGTCAAACAACTTCCTGAAGATGTTTTTCTACGATTTGGTTATAATATCAGCACTATACCAAATATGAGAACCAAAGCTTTCTCGCCCCCAAGTTACTACCTACAACAGGTGCTTCCAAAAATGTTGGAGCTTGG GGCTGTGCGTATTGCCCCTTTCTCAAATAGATTGGCCCATTCAGTTCCTTCAG AGAATATGGTTGGCCGAATGATCAAGAGGAGTTCTTTAACTGGTGGGAAGTATGTTTCAGTGCATCTTCGCTTTGAAGAG GACATGGTAGCTTTCTCATGCTGCACATATGAAGGTGGTTCTAAGGAGAATAATGCAATGGAAAATGCTCGTGAAAGGAGCTGGAGAGGGAAGTTTCACAGACCTGGTCGAGTAATAAATCCTGAGGCTAACCGAAGGAATGGAAGATGCCCTTTGACACCTTTAGAG GTTGGAATGATGCTGCGGGGAATGGGATTCGACAATACTACTTCCCTTTATGTTGCATCTGGTAAAATATACAATGCTGAAAAGTACATGACCCCTCTTCGCCAGTTGTTTCCACTATTGCAAACAAAACAAACTCTGGCTACATCAGAGGAGCTTGCAGTGTTCAAG GGACATTCATCAAGACTGGCAGCATTGGATTACACTCTCTGTCTTCACAGTGAAGTGTTCGTGATGACACAAGGAAGCAACTTTCCCCACTTCCTGATGGGGCACAGACGTTATATGTATGGCGGACATGCAAAGACAATAAAACCAGATAAAAGCAAACTAGTCCAACTCTTTGACAATCCAAATATCAG ATGGGATCAATTCAAGCACCACATGCAGGACATGCGTCGCCACAGTGAGACAAAAGGTTTCGGACTAAGGAAACCACAGGAATCCATTTACAACCTTCCAATGCCTGACTGCATGTGCCATCAAGCTGAAATATGA
- the LOC120686618 gene encoding uncharacterized protein LOC120686618 codes for MGAAGRALSSVLALCLLPVLLPLLLLCLPLLCVAVAAARFRRRRRRLLLAAAKRAACRPGSERPPPGGTEADGGHRAALLHKYLQDQVDLVGAGAAAAGRRPGPQRDSAAEVPWGKRCG; via the coding sequence ATGGGGGCGGCTGGCCGCGCGCTGTCGTCGGTGCTGGCGCTGTGCCTGCTGCCGgtcctgctgccgctgctgctcctctgcctGCCGCTGCtctgcgtcgccgtcgccgcggcccgcttccgccgccgccggaggaggctgctgctggcggcggcgaagaGGGCAGCCTGCCGCCCCGGCAgcgagcggccgccgccgggagggacggaggcggacggcgggcaCCGCGCGGCCCTGCTGCACAAGTACCTCCAGGACCAGGTGGacctcgtcggcgccggcgccgcggccgcgggccggcggccgggcccGCAGCGAGACTCGGCTGCAGAAGTACCGTGGGGTAAGAGGTGTGGCTGA
- the LOC120686383 gene encoding cyclic nucleotide-gated ion channel 18-like, with translation MAGFIHRRILPPFRRPPLPFFHPGAGAPAAALPGGAAARRPWTPRRILDPGDDVVLRWYRLFLVTCLVGLFVDPLYFYLLHTDGLAACVSMDMGIGVLVTAVRTFADLFYLAHMILKFRIAFVAPSSRIFGRGELVRDPDQIAIRYLKNDFIIDLAAMLPIPQMIIWFVIPAVSTSSANHTNNTLSMIVLIQYIPRVYLIISLNSKIVKASGVVTRTAWAGAAYNLLLYTLASHVLGALWYLLSVERQYSCWMEVCTNENGTTAAIPRCLMTFLDCKSREDPVRQTWHNHSAIQKQCMLPDAEYDYGLFADALNLDRNGVAFIDKYLYCLWWGFRNLSSYGQNLQNSTYKGETVFCILICIMGLVFFSHLIGNMQTYLQSMTVRLEEWRVKRRDIEEWMRHRQLPPELQERVRRFFQYKWLATRGVDEESILQSLPLDLRREIQRHLCLALVRRVPFFSQMDEQLLDAICERLVSSLSTKDAYIVREGDPVSEMLFIIRGELESSTTDGGRTNFFSSITLRPGDFCGEELLTWALMPSPSLNFPQSTRTVRSVTEVEAFALRADDLKYVANQFKRLHSKRLQHAFRYYSHQWRSWGACFVQGAWRRYKKRKLARELMKQEGIYYQDADEGGAGGEGAAGPLGLGDADGAPLLGEFVKGGGDGDPGAGAAGDGGSGGGAHLSATLLASKFAKNTKRGAALHHKRIEDVSAIKFPKLAKPDEPDFSLHTDDVL, from the exons atgGCCGGCTTCATCCACCGCCGCATCCTCCCGCCgttccgccgcccgccgctgcccttCTTCCACccgggcgccggcgcgcccgccgcggcgctgcccggcggcgccgcggcgcgccggccCTGGACGCCCCGCCGCATCCTCGACCCCGGCGACGACGTCGTGCTCCGGTGGTACCGCCTCTTCCTCGTCACCTGCCTCGTCGGCCTCTTCGTCGACCCGCTCTACTTCTACCTCCTCCACACCGACGGCCTCGCCGCCTGCGTCTCCATGGACATGGGCATCGGCGTCCTCGTCACCGCCGTCCGCACCTTCGCCGACCTCTTCTACCTCGCCCACATGATCCTCAAGTTCCGCATCGCCTTCGTCGCGCCCAGCTCCCGCATCttcggccgcggcgagctcgtcaGGGACCCCGACCAGATCGCCATCCGCTACCTCAAGAACGACTTCATCATCGACCTCGCCGCCATGCTCCCCATCCCGCAG ATGATAATCTGGTTCGTGATACCTGCCGTGAGCACATCCTCGGCCAACCACACCAACAACACGCTCTCGATGATCGTGCTGATCCAGTACATCCCAAGAGTGTACCTCATCATATCCCTCAACTCCAAGATCGTCAAGGCGAGCGGCGTCGTCACGAGGACAGCTTGGGCAGGGGCTGCCTACAACCTGCTCCTCTACACACTGGCAAGCCAT GTTCTTGGCGCTCTGTGGTACCTTctgtccgtggagcggcagtaCTCGTGCTGGATGGAGGTGTGCACGAACGAGAACGGCACCACAGCAGCCATCCCCAGATGCCTGATGACCTTCCTGGACTGCAAGAGCAGGGAGGACCCCGTGCGGCAGACCTGGCACAACCACAGCGCGATCCAGAAGCAGTGCATGCTCCCGGACGCCGAGTACGACTACGGGCTGTTCGCCGATGCCCTCAACCTGGATCGCAACGGCGTCGCCTTCATCGACAAGTACCTCTACTGCCTCTGGTGGGGGTTCCGGAACTTGAG ttCCTACGGGCAGAACCTGCAGAACAGCACCTACAAGGGGGAGACCGTCTTCTGCATTCTCATCTGCATCATGGGCCTTGTCTTCTTCTCACATCTCATTGGAAACATGCAG ACCTACTTGCAGTCGATGACGGTGCGGCTGGAGGAGTGGCGCGTGAAGCGGCGCGACATCGAGGAGTGGATGCGGCACCGGCAGCTGCCGCCGGAGCTGCAGGAGCGCGTGCGGCGCTTCTTCCAGTACAAGTGGCTGGCGACGCGCGGCGTAGACGAGGAGTCGATCCTGCAGTCGCTGCCGCTGGACCTCCGGCGCGAGATCCAGCGGCACCTCTGCCTGGCCCTGGTCCGGCGCGTGCCCTTCTTCTCGCAGATGGACGAGCAGCTGCTGGACGCCATCTGCGAGCGCCTGGTGTCGTCGCTGAGCACCAAGGACGCCTACATCGTGCGCGAGGGCGACCCCGTCAGCGAGATGCTCTTCATcatccgcggcgagctcgagaGCTCCACCACCGACGGCGGGCGCACCAACTTCTTCAGCTCCATCACGCTCCGCCCGGGGGACTTCTGCGGCGAGGAGCTCCTGACGTGGGCGCTCATGCCCAGCCCCAGCCTCAACTTCCCGCAGTCCACGCGCACCGTGCGGTCGGTGACGGAGGTGGAGGCCTTCGCCCTCCGCGCCGACGACCTCAAGTACGTCGCCAACCAGTTCAAGCGCCTGCACAGCAAGCGCCTGCAGCACGCGTTCCGGTACTACTCGCACCAGTGGCGCAGCTGGGGGGCGTGCTTCGTGCAGGGCGCGTGGCGGAGGTACAAGAAGCGGAAGCTCGCCAGGGAGCTCATGAAGCAGGAGGGGATCTACTACCAGGACGCcgacgagggcggcgccggcggcgagggggcggcggggccgctcggcctcggcgacgccgacggcgcGCCGCTGCTGGGCGAGTTCGTCAAgggcggcggggacggggaccccggcgccggcgccgcgggggacggcggctccggcggcggcgcgcacctCTCGGCCACGCTCCTGGCGTCCAAGTTCGCCAAGAACACCAAGCGCGGCGCCGCGCTGCACCACAAGCGGATCGAGGACGTGTCCGCCATCAAGTTCCCCAAGCTCGCCAAGCCCGACGAGCCCGACTTCTCCTTGCACACCGACGACGTGCTGTGA